The following proteins come from a genomic window of Mycobacteriales bacterium:
- a CDS encoding cysteine synthase, giving the protein MARYDSLLDSLGGTPLVGLPRLSPSGDVRLWAKLEDRNPTGSVKDRAAFFMIQAAEKDGLLRPGATILEPTSGNTGISLAMLARLRGYRMICVMPENTSTERRQLLEMYGAEIISSPAAGGSNEAVAVAKQLASDHPDWVMLYQYGNPANAEAHYATTGPELLADLPSITHFVAGLGTTGTLMGAGRYLREHVPGIQVVAAEPRYGELVYGLRNVDEGFVPELYDDTVLTTRFSVGSRDALLRTRQLIEVEGIFAGISTGAILHAALACAHRAEQAGQRADIALIVADGGWKYLSTGAYAGTLADAENALEGQLWA; this is encoded by the coding sequence ATGGCCCGCTACGACTCGCTGCTCGACTCGCTCGGCGGCACTCCGCTGGTGGGTCTGCCCCGCCTGTCGCCGTCCGGCGACGTACGGCTGTGGGCGAAGCTCGAAGACCGCAACCCGACCGGGTCGGTGAAGGACCGGGCGGCGTTCTTCATGATCCAGGCGGCGGAGAAGGACGGTCTGCTCCGGCCCGGCGCGACGATCCTGGAGCCGACCAGCGGCAACACCGGGATCTCACTGGCGATGCTGGCCCGGCTGCGCGGCTACCGGATGATCTGTGTGATGCCGGAGAACACCTCGACCGAGCGCCGGCAGCTGCTCGAGATGTACGGCGCGGAGATCATCTCGTCACCCGCGGCCGGCGGCTCCAACGAGGCCGTCGCGGTCGCCAAGCAACTCGCGTCCGACCACCCCGACTGGGTGATGCTCTACCAGTACGGCAACCCGGCCAACGCCGAGGCGCACTACGCCACCACGGGCCCGGAGCTGCTCGCCGACCTGCCGTCGATCACCCACTTCGTGGCCGGGCTCGGCACCACCGGCACGCTGATGGGCGCCGGGCGCTACCTGCGTGAGCACGTCCCGGGGATCCAGGTCGTCGCCGCCGAGCCGCGCTACGGGGAGCTGGTCTACGGGCTGCGCAACGTCGACGAGGGGTTCGTCCCCGAGCTCTACGACGACACCGTGCTCACCACCCGGTTCTCGGTCGGCTCCCGCGACGCGCTGCTGCGGACCCGGCAGCTGATCGAGGTGGAGGGGATCTTCGCCGGCATCTCCACCGGAGCGATCCTGCACGCCGCCCTGGCCTGCGCCCACCGGGCCGAGCAGGCCGGACAGCGGGCCGACATCGCGCTGATCGTCGCCGACGGCGGCTGGAAGTACCTGTCCACCGGCGCCTACGCCGGCACCCTCGCGGACGCGGAGAACGCGCTCGAGGGCCAGCTCTGGGCCTAG
- a CDS encoding MoaD/ThiS family protein yields the protein MAIDVRIPTILRSYTGGEKAVEGAGDTLGSLLTDLDGRHPGIKGRLVTDDGGLHRFVNVYVNDEDVRFTGALDTKVKDGDSVTILPAVAGG from the coding sequence ATGGCTATCGACGTTCGTATTCCGACCATCCTGCGTAGCTACACCGGCGGCGAGAAGGCCGTCGAAGGAGCCGGCGACACGCTCGGCTCGCTGCTCACCGACCTCGACGGCCGGCACCCCGGCATCAAGGGCCGGCTGGTGACCGACGACGGCGGCCTGCACCGCTTCGTCAACGTCTACGTCAACGACGAGGACGTGCGGTTCACCGGCGCCCTGGACACCAAGGTCAAGGACGGCGACTCGGTGACCATCCTCCCCGCGGTCGCCGGGGGCTGA